The Actinomyces lilanjuaniae genome segment ACAGCGGGGAGATCGCGTTGTAGAGGTGGACGGTGGCCCGGGGCATGCCCACGCAGGCGTCCAGTGTCCGGTCGATGAGGTCGCCGCGGGACTGGGTGAGCACGGAGATGGTGACATCGTCGGGGATGGCGCCGTCGGCCACCAGGGAGCGCACGAAGTCGTAGTCGGTCTGGGAGGCGGCGGGGAAGCCCACCTCGATCTCCTTGAAGCCCATCTGGACCAGCAGGTCAAAAACGGCCCGCTTGGCCTCGGGCCCCATGGGCTCGATGAGGGACTGGTTACCGTCGCGCAGGTCGGTGGACAGCCAGCGAGGCGCGGAGGTGATACGCCGGGAGGGCCAGGTTCGGTCCGGCAGGTCGGTGGCGACCGTGTCGAGAAAGGGGCGGTACTTGACGTAGGGCATGCCGGAAGGCTGCTGAGGTGCGGGACGCGCGGTGCGCATAGTCATCTCCTGGAGTGGTCCTGGGGTCCTGAGGGCTGACGACGCCGGTCATCGTGGCCGTGGCGGTCGCGGCCGGGCGCACGGTGCCAGCCGCGGTCGGGGTGCCGGCCTGGTCAGGCCCCGCCGCGGCGACTAAGCAGCAGGCTCACTCGGAGCCACGAGGTCGCACGCACGGGAGACAACCTACCGCGAATCGGACCGCGTGTCAGGCAGGGGCGTGGCGGGCAGAGCGGCCTGGACAGAGTGGCCTGGGCATGGTGGCCTGCGCAGGGTCCCCCTGGGTACTCGTCCGCCCTGGCCCGTGCAGGCCGCGGCGTCGCAGCAGCGGCACGGGCAACGCCCACGCCCGAGGCTGCCCTGTCGGGCCGCCGTGACCGCACCTCGGTGGCCCACGCGCCCAGAGGGTCCTGGCGACAAAACTGAGCCTGAGCGGCCTCCAGGCGGCACAGGCAGCAGCTACCCGGGGGCATGCATCAGCTACCCGGGGGCACGCGTCCCCGTGTCCCACGTCGAGTCTGTTGGTAGGTTACTGGTTAGCTTCGTCGTCATCCTAGGGTTAGGACCATGAGCACCTCAGACAGCACCGGGGCACAGGGTCGCAGCCCGTTGACACGGCCGGGCTTTATCGCCGCCACCGCGCTCGTGGTCGTGATCGCCGTGGTGGCCGCCGCCCTCGCGCTGGCCAACACCATGAGCAGCAGGGAGGACACGGCCGCGGCCGAGGGGCCAGCCTCCACCGAGGCTACCGGCCCAGTAGAGATACCACCCCCCTCGACGGCCGGGCCGGACCACGACGGTACCCAGAGCGTGTGCGGCCTTGAGGGGGAGGTCACCGAGCAGGCACGTCTGTCCCAGGCTCCCGACGTCGACTACTGGGACTATCAGGGGACTATGGCCTACCCTGTCTCCGTCGAGTACGGCCCGGCAGCCACCGACTCGGACGGCTTCCGCTACTGCTTCCAGCACTCCCCCGAGGGCGCTCTCTACGCAGCCGCCAACGCCGTGTCTCAGGGGTCGGACCCCACCGGGGAGTGGCTGAGCTATGTAGTGGCTGACGGCCCCTACCGTGACCAGTTGGTCTCCGATACAGGCACAGACGAGACTGATGCAGGCACGGGTGAGGATTCTGACGAAACTCGTATATCGATCGTGGGGTTCAGGCTTCTTGAATACGAGGGCAGCACAGCTCGGGTTGATATCGCAGGCCGGGCTACCGTAGAGGGACAGACCTTGACGGTATCTGGCGTGTACGAGCTGGTTTGGCAAGGCGGGGACTGGAAACTGAGCTCCGAGGTCGCTGAGCCGCTTACCCTGGCAGAGATCCCCGACACCTCAGGGTACGTGATCTGGGGGGAGCAGCCCGGTGGCTAAAGAGTGTGGGTTCACAGAATAGAGATGCAAGGCAGAGAATTTAGTTGAGAGCACGATTGGTGACACGATTGAGAACCTGGCGACTGCTGTGGTGGAGGTCTACGGCAGAGCAGCCGCGTCGGAACCTGTCACGGCGGCACGATAGCCAGGGAAGTGGGATGCCAACCGGGTGAAACGCCTCCGTTGTCGTGGCGGTCTGGGTTACGGTTTGGGTTATGCGGATGAGCAAGGAGGAGTGGCACCAGGCGTGGCTGCACGCGTCCCCGGAGTGGGTGGACGCGCGTATGGAGGAGGCGCTGAGGCTGCGGGGGTGGTCGCCCATGGGTGTGGGTGCCCCCGCCACCGCCGAGCACCTGGAGTACTTCGGTGGGGTGCTGCCGGCCTCGGTGCTGCACCTGTGGGAGAGGTTCGGGTTCGACGGGTTCGGGCAGGGCCGGTGGTGGTTCACTGATCCCTTCCGGTGGGCGCCGGTGGTCCAGGCGTGGCTGGAGGGCACGGAGGTGCCCTTCCCCCACCAGCGGTGGTGGTGCCTGGCCCGCTCCGCGATGGGAGACATGGAGCTGTGGGGGGAGGTCTCCGGCCCCGCCCTGAACGTCACCCCCGCCCTGGGAGTCGTCTACCCCGACTCCGGCAACGCCGGGGACATGGCCGACCCGGTGATGCGTGAGCGCATGGGCGCCACCACCCTGACCCTGCCGTCGGAGGACCTGGACGACGACACCGGGACCCCAGTGGCCGACTGGGCCATCGAGCACCTGGGGGTGCTGTCTGCTGACCAGGTCTACGGGCTGACCCCGGCCTACTGCCTCACCGGGAGGGTCAGCCTGGACCAGGTCGGCATTGAGGACGCCACCGCGCACCTTACTTTTCTGGCCCAGGCCCAGGAGCACGTCCTGTGGGAGGACTTCTCCGCCGCAGCCGCCCAGGCAGCCGCCAGCATCGCCGCAGGCGCTGACCCCAGCCGGGACGGCGGGCCAGGCGGTGCTGGTGGCCCCGGCGACGACAGCGACGAGGGCGCCGGTGGTCCCCACGGACCGAGGACGGGGTCCTGATGGCCGGGCGTCGGCGGGGTCGGCCCCGCTGGCTCGGCCACGGGGGCGGGGGCACCGCCCTGGTGGCCGGGGACATGTTCACCCCAGGGCGGGCTGGCGGGCAGGGCGTGCTGGTGTGGGAGGGGGCTGCTGCGGCGCCTGCCAGCCCGCTGGCGTGGCACTCCGCGGTGCCGGTGGAGGTGTTCTTCCACACCGGCCACCACGCCTCCACCCGGGTCCTGGCACCTGAGTTCACCCGCCAGCTGGACCGACAGCTCAGCGCCCTGTCCCTGCTCAGCGCTGAGCGGCTGCTGGAGGGCATCCGCACCTACAGGGCACAGGGACGCCAACCCAACCCCAGCAGCACCAAGCCTGCCCGTAAGAAGTTCATGAGGAAGGTCGTGCGTGACCTGACTCGTGTGCACCAGTTCTCCGAGGAGCGTGCACTGGCGGAGACAGCCAGGATCGACCGGGCGCTGGTGGTGCTCCACGAGCCCGACCAGCTCCTGGCGGGGCCAGGCGACCCCGCCGCCGCCGGGGGCTGGCCCTCCCTGGGCCACGGAGCGGTCAACTCCTCCGTCGGGGGCCAGAACAAGCCCATGGCCGCAGTCCTGGAGCAGGCCGCCCTGGCCGTCCCGGCCGACCAGAGGCCGCACGTGCGCCTGCTGGTGCGCGCGGTGCTGACAGACTCCCCCACCCTGGCCCAGGACCTGCGACACGGGCGCACCCACCTGGAGCCGCGCACCCAGGCCCAGGTGAGCGCCACCAGCCCCCGGGGGCCGCCGTGGACCCCCACCCACCTCGCCTCCACCATCGCCACCGGCCACCCACCCTGGCACCCACCCACCCGGGCACAGGAGCCCGCGCCCTCGGCCACGACCCGGCCCGGGGCCGGGCAGCCCCACCAGCCGGGCCAGCCCACCACCAGCCAGCCGTCGCCGGGGCCACCCCGGCCAGGCCCCACCCGCACCAGCGCCACCACGCCCCGGCCGCCCCAGGCGGACAGGCCGGGCCAGCCGGGCCACAACATCACCCGCGAGGAGGTCCTGGCCGACATCGCGTCCCACGTGGTCCAAGCGGCCCGCCAGGGCAACCAGCCCCGGACCGCACGCGAGGCACCCACCGGGACCGACCCCGCCCACACCGTCAGCCTGCGCGAGGCCTCCTTCCCCCACCCGCCCACCGCCGCCGTACGCGTACCACCAGCACAGGCCCAGCCCCAGGCAGGCCCCACCACAGGCGAGCCACCCCGGACGGACAGACCACCGCACAGGACCACCGCCCACAGACACGACCCCGGTCTACACAGGTGAAGCACAACCACACGACAGCACCCCGAGGAACGGTATTCCGTGACACGCGTGCAGAGTGCCTCTGGTTCTAACAGGTTCTTACGGCCCACACTGCGGGCCTATGCAGGCCTACCAGCTACAAGGCAGAACTTGTACACGTAACTCTGCCCCGTATTGCAACTAGCCGCCTCCGTCCTGACAGCAGCCAGAGACTGCTCACAGCCCTCCTGCTACGGCTGCGGCTGCGTGTAGCCAGGCGCGCTGTGTGGTGGGGCGCAGGCTGTCCCACCGCAGAACACCGTCCACGATGGCGGGGTCGTGGGGGATGGTGACGACCTTGCGGGCGAGGTCGCTGTATCCATTGATGACTGCGTTGATGTCGCTCCTGCTGGCACGGGGGTCTGCCTGAGTGACCACGGCAACGGCGTTCTCCGCGAGGCGACGGGAGCGGTCGTCACGACCACGCAGGGCGTCGAGCAGCAGCGCCCCGGCCTCTGCGTGGTCGGCACGGGTGGTGGTGGGCACGACGATCTGGTCGGCGTGCTCCATGACCTGCAGCCACACAGGGTCGGACTCGTCGTTGCCGGTGTCGATGACCACGAGCCGGTAGTACTTGCCGACCACGCTCCAGATGAGGTCGACGTCGCGTGGCGTGACACGCTGGTCAGCCGCGAGCTGGAGAGGCTGGGAGCGCAGGACGTCGTAGCGGTCACCGGTCTGGTGGTGGACGTAGTGGGCCAGGTCGGCCGACTGCGCCCCGGTGCCGAGGAGGCGCTCAGCCTGGGGAAGCAGGTCGAGCACGGTGGCCTCGTGGGGTCCCTGGTCGGTGCGCCAGCCCAGCGTGCCCCGGGTCTGGTTGGCGTCCCAGGCCACGACGCCAGCACCACCGTGACGGGCGAACACGGCGCTGAGCAGCACGGTGGCAGGGGTCTTTCCAGCGCCTCCCTTGCCGTTGACCACGGCGATTGTCCTGGGGCCGGGCCAGTGCTGGGAGACGGCGTGGACGTCGGAGCGCTCGGAGCGCTCGGCCGGGCTGGGGCTCATGCGCACGCCTAGGCGCGAGGCCCGGCCGCGCCAGCCCTGGGTGGCAGGCTGCTCGATCTCGGTAGCCTTGAGGAAGCTGCGTCGCTCCCGGGTCTCACCGTGGTTGGGCAGGGGCGCAGGCGTGTCCTCGTCGGCGGCCTGCCAGGCCCGGGCCTCGGCAGGCATGTCGGCGGGGCCAGGGTCCTGGGAGACGGGCTGGTCTGTCCAGGCGGTCTCGTCGGGCGCAGTCCTGGCGTCGCGGTCCGCAGGCGCAGGGGCCTCGGGAGACAGGCCGCCGACAGGCCCAGGCCCTTCCGGAGAGGAGCGGCCCGCCTCGTGCGCGGAGGAGTCACCAGCCGAGGTCTCGGCAGACGGCCGCCTCTCGGGATCGGGCGCGACGTCGCCGTTGGGGCTGATGATGATGGGCCACGTGCCGGTGGGGTCCCTGGTGAGCGCGTACAGGGGGCGGCCGAGCTGGGCAGCGTGGTGGGCGACCAGCGAGATCACCTGGTTACGGGCGTCGGCAATACTTGGGGCCGAGAGCGTGTGGGACGTACCACCGATGACGACCTGGGAGGTGCCGTCGGGGTTGAGGGTCGCCTCGACCCGGGGCCAGGGTCCGGTAGGGGTGGTAGGCACTGTTCCTCCTTGACGTCAGAACACGGAGACGTGGATGTGGTCATAGTGACCACCGGTGCAGTCACTAGGGTTGTAGAGTCCACCTGCGCCGTCGTAGGGCTCCCACTTGCCGGTGGAGGCATACCAGATCCGACCGTCCCAGATGACGTAGTGGACCCCGTAGGTGCTGGCGTTGGCCACCATCCAGTTTGCCGCAGCGTTACCTGCCGCGAGTCCGGTAAGGGGGTCAGCAGACCTGTCAGGATTGGCGCTGCACCCGTAGAACGGGATGTCACAGGCCCTACCCTTAGGGTGGTCGGAAGTGGGGTTGTAGGTGTGGGCGTCCCAGCAGTACAAGGCATCGTTAACAATTTGGGAGTAGTTGGTCATGACGTCATTGATGAGAGCGCCCATGCGCGGGGTGACACGAGCAGTCCCGTGCGCGCCGGGTGTCGGGTCTGGCTGGCTCATCATCTCAGGAGCAAAGGCACCTGCGTCCACCGGTGAGGTGTCAACGAGGTCATCAGCGGACTGCTGCGCGTCAGAGGCGGATGCGGAGGCATGAGTCACGGTGTAGGTGGGCATCGCCTCTTTGATCGTGGTGACGTAGTGCTGCGTCTCTGAGTATGGTGGGACGCCATGGTGGTTGAGGACCGCTCCCGGGCCAGCGTTGTAGGCAGCGAGCGCGAGATCGACCAGGTCACCGTCAACACCGTTCGTGAGGGCCTCACGCATACTGGCAGCTAGGGTGCACATGTAGTTGGCCTGGGAGGCGATGGCGTCGTGGCCGTTGAACGGGTCGGCTGTCCCGTCCCCATCGCCGTCAACTCCGTATGTCTCCCAGGTGTCGGGCATGAACTGGGACAGCCCCTGGGCTCCGGCACCACTGGTAGCACTTGGGTCCCAGGACGACTCCTGATCGAGCTGGGCAGCAATAACCTGGGCAGTGATGCCGTCCTGGGGGCACCGGTTACCCGCTTGGACGACATCCGCCGCCCACTCGGAGGGCACCCCGCTGATGGCAACAGCTTGGCCGGCAGCGCCAGCAGTGCCGCCACCGGTGGGAGCAACGTCGCCGAGGAGGACTACGGAAAAGAGGAGACTCAGGATGAGGAGGGGAGCAACAAGGACAAGAACAGCAATGCGGTTGGAACTAGACACAGTCCGACCGCCGTTTCGGCACTCCCGGGAAAGCAGGTCCTCGCTTCTGAGTCACATATGTCACATCTCGTCGGCCGTGCGGCCTTCCTTGTGTGCCGGCCACGGGTTTGCACCGTCGCGCAGCGTCTGCTTGAGTTCGTCGCGCACGATGAACCAGGACTTTGCGATCCTGTAACCGGGGATGGTGCCGTCGGCCAGCCAGCGGTAAACGCCGGCCTTGGTCATGCCGAGGGTCGTGGCCACCTCGGGCACAGACAGCACAGGTGGCAGGTCGGCAAAGAGCCTGTCGAGGCCGTCGTGGATCGTGGGTGACACCTAAGTGATGATACACGCTTGGCGATGCTATACGAAGACGTAGGCAGGTGCATGGCGTTGATTCAATCGGCCATAGCCTCCTGGGTTGACGCTCTTTCATAACGGTGGTTACGATCCGAGCAAGGTCACCGTGAGAAGGGGAGGACGCCCTCATGCCCACTGCCACCACCGCCACCAACCCGTGGCTGGCAGCCGAGGACACCACACCGGAAGAGGCCGCCCCTGAGCCGACGCCGCAGGCAGCACCGGCACTGACCGGTCCCGCAGCCCCTCAGGCAGGGGTTCCGGCCCCGGCCGAGGACCAGCGGCTTCCTGTCGTCACCGTCAGGGACGAGGCAAGCCTGTGGGTCGTGGGCGCGCACGGCGGGTCAGCGGAGTCGACCATCGCCGCACTGTCTGAGTCATGGCGCGCCACAAGCCACAGGTGGCCTGTTCCCGCTGCCGAGGCTCCCGTGCGGGCGGTCCTGACAGCAAGGCTGAGCGTGAGCGGCATCCAGGCAGCACAGGGGGCACTGACCCAGTGGGCCTGCGGCCTCGTGCCCGGTGTCAAGCTGCTGGGGCTCGTCCTGGTCGCCGATGCACCCGGACGGGTTCCCAGGCCCGTGCGGGACCTGGCCCAGGTAGTGGGCGGAGGCGCCCCCAGGACCTGGCAGGTCCCGTGGATCAGGACCTGGAGACTGGGCGAGCCCCCTGACCTCGGAGGCTCTCCGCGTGCGGCTCGCACGCTCGTCAAGGACCTCGTCGCCCTGTGCGACAAGGAGATCACTAACAGAGAGGATCGGGCATGAGCGCCCTTCACATCATCGAGTCCGCAGTCACCGTGGCGACCAACCTCACCTTGGAGGCACTGCCCCAGGCGGTCCCTGACCCTGACCCGGTTCAACCTCCGGGAACGGAGGGGTTCACCACGATGATGGGCTGGGCGCGGTGGGTTGCCCTGGCAGTGTGCATCCTGGGCTTGTTCGCCGCTGGCGCACTCATGGCGATCCAGTCCAGACGCGGCGAGGGCGGCGAGCACGTGGGCAAGATCGGCATGGCCCTGGGCGGGGTCATCGTCATCTCTGCCGGCGCTTCCCTAGTCGGCTTCCTCGTCTCCTAGGAGAGGGTCATGACTACGTCAGACAGCACCGGGGCGCAGGGTCGCAGCCCGTTGACACGGCCGGGCTTTATCGCCGCCACCGCGCTCGTGGTCGTGATCGCCGTGGTGGCCGCCGCCCTCGCGCTGGCCAACACCATGAGCAGCAGGGAGGGCACGGCCGCAGCCGGGGAGTCAGCCTCCACCGAGGCTACCGGCCCAGTGGAGATACCACCCCCCTCGACGGCCGGACCGGACCACGACGGCACCCAGAGCGTGTGCGGCCTTGAGGGGGAGGTCCTTGGCACCGCCGACCTGGTCGAGGCCCCCGACGTCGACAGCTGGGACTACCAGGACACCATGGCCTACCCCGTCTCCGCCGAGTACGGGCCGGGGGCCACCGCCGACGCCGGCTACCGCTACTGCTTCCAGCACTCCCCGAGGGGGCGCTCTACGCAGCCGCCAACGCCGTCGTCCAGGCGACCGAGGCCGACGAGGAGAAGATCGAGTCCTGGCTCACCTACTTCATCGCCGACACCCCTGAGCGCGATGAGTTCATCTCACAGGCACAGGCATCGGCCTCCAGCGACTCCAGCGGGACCAGTGACACCTCTGGGATCCGCCTGCAGGTAGCGGGCTTCAACCTCATGTCCTACGACGGGGCGACCGCCAGGATCGACATGGCCGTGACCGGGAGCTCGGGCGGTCAGACGGTGAACCTGTCCGCGGTCTACGAGCTGGTGTGGGAGGAAGGGGACTGGAAGCTCCTCATCACCGACCCGAGCGAGCCGGTCAGCTTTGCCCAGCTCCCCCACGTAGCCGGATACACCGTCTGGAAAGCCTGACAAATGGCAGACGACGGCTGCTCCGGATGGGACATGATTAATCCTGCGTGCTACCTGGACCAGGGTGTCAAAGCCGTTGTCGGTGACGCGATCGAGAACCTGGCGACTGCTGTGGTGGAGGCCTACGGCAGAGCAGTCGCGTCGCTAGGCACGGTGTGGGTGAATATCGGGACCCCGAACCTGACAGGATCGGGCTCGGAGACCTCCGCGATCGAGGCGGGCACGCACGCGACCGACTCGATCGGGATCACTAGGACAATTGGCTATGTCATGTGGACGAGCCTGGCTGTGGCAGTGATCTCGCTGTTCATCCTTGGCGCCCTCATCGCCTCACGAATACGCACGGGCGAGGGCGTTATGGCGGTCGGGCGCGTGGGCTTGGTGCTGGGTGCGACGGTCCTGGTCTCGGGGTCGAGCGCGCTGGTCAGCGGGCTCATGCCGACCGGGCCGAACGGCGCTGGCGGAGCCACCCTGTTTCTGCAGTCGGCACTGTGGTGGTACACGGGTGCGGCAGCGATGGTCGCGGTGATTATCGGTGGTGCGCGGATGGCCTGGGAACAGAGGGCCGAGCCGGGGCGGGAGACGGTGAGGAGTCTACTCACCCTGGTGGTCGTAGCCGGGGCCGGGGTCACGGTCGTCGGGCTGCTAGTAACGGCGGCGGACTCCTTCGCCGTGTGGCTACTCGAGGGGTCATTGAACTGTGACGTGACCGAGGACGGCACCTGCTTCGGGGAAAATATGCTGACGCTGCTGGCCCTAAGCAGCACCGGGGTGACAGGTGGTTTGGGGTCTCTCCTGACTATTATTCTGGGGCTCATAGCGGTCCTGGCGGCAGCGGTCCAGGTGGTGCTGATGGTGGCGCGTGGCGGGATGCTGGTCATTCTCACGGGCATTCTGCCCCTGTCGGCGTCGTTTACCAATACTGAGATGGGACGGAACTGGTTCAGGAAGTGCGTGGCGTGGCTGGTGGCTTTTATCCTGTACAAGCCGGCGGCGGCCGTGGTGTACGCGGCGGCCTTCCAGCTGGTCGGGACCAACGTGTTCTCCGATGACGGGACCGGTTTCCTCTCGGTCCTGACCGGTCTGATGCTGATGGTGATCGCCCTGTTCGCGATGCCGGCGCTGATGCGGTTTGTCACACCAATGGTGGGTGCCATGGCGGGCGGAGCCGCTGGTGGGGCAGCGGCAGTAGGTGCCCTGGCGGCGCTGCCGACGGGTGCCGCAGCGGTGGGGCGGCTGGCCTCCGGCAGCGGCTCGGCCTCCCAGCCCTCATCGGCTCCCTCGGGTGCCAACGGGGAGTCGGGGGCTCAGGGCGCTGCGGGTCCGTCTGGTGGTGGCCACGGTGGCGGGCAGGCAGCAGGGGCAGGTGCCCAGGACCAGTCACGCTCCTCCGGGGCGTCCCAGTCGGGCCGGTCCGGTGCCCCTGGTGCCGGGACAGGTGCTGGCACAACTCCGGGTACCGGGTCTGCTGCGGCGTCGGCTGGCAGCGGTGCCGGTAGTGGCGCTGCTGCTGGTAGCGGTGGTGCTGCCGCGGCTGGCGGTGCTGCCGGTAGTGGCGCTGCTGCTGGTAGCGGTGGTGCTGCCGCGGCTGGCGGTGCTGCCGGTGGTCCGGTCGGTGTGGCCGCAGGTGCTGCGCTAGAGGCGGGTAAGAAAGCCGGGCAGGCGGCTGCGGGAGCCGTGCGGGCCGTGGGTGAGCAGACCACGGGCCAGGCTACGGGCGAGGAAGGTGGTCCCAGTGGCAGCCGTTGAGACCAGTAGAGGAGCCCGGACCTACGGGAACTGGCGGCGTCCCTCCTCACCGGGGATCCTGGGGCTGGGGTCGGTAGGCACGGGCCTGCTGCTGGCGGGCCTGGTCCTGGTGGTCATCACGGTCATGGTCTCCGACATCCTGCGTGCCTCGGTGGTGGCTGTCCTGCTTGGTGTCGCGCTGCTGGCAGTGCTGACCAGGGACGCCCACGGGCGCAACCTGGTGAGCCGGGTGGGGGCGAGGACCAGCTGGTGGTCGGTCAGGTCGCGGGGGCTGAGCATCTACCGCTCCGGCCCGCTGGGCCGGGCGCTGTGGGGCACCTACCAGCTGCCGGGGATCGCGGCCCCCACGCGCCTGAGTGAGCACACCGACTCCTACGGGCGCCGGTTCGGCCTGCTGTACACCCCGGCTACCGGTTCCTTCTCGGTGGTCATCGGCACCGAGCCCGACGGCGCGGCGCTTGTGGACCAGGAGCAGATTGACGTGTGGGTGGCGGACTGGGGGCACTGGCTGGCCAACCTCAGTGACGAGCCCAGCGTGGAGGCGGCGTCGGTGACCATTGAGACGGCGCCGGACACCGGGACGCGGCTGCGCCGCGAGGTCTCGATGAGCACCGATCCCCAGGCCCCGGCGTTCGCCCGTGCCGTACTTGAGGAGGTCGTGGACCGCTATCCTGCCGGGTCCTCGACGGTGAGGGCCTTCGTGACGGTCACCTTCACCGCCTCGCAGCGCTCCGGGGGGCGGCGCAAGCCTGAGGAGATGGGCCGTGACCTGGCCGCGCGGCTGCCAGGCCTGACCGCCGGGCTGGCGGCCACCGGGGCGGGGGCGGCGCACCCGCTGACGGCCCAGGAGCTGTGCGAGGTGGTGCGTGTGGCCTACGACCCGGCCGCGGCGCTGCTGATCGACGAGGCCCACGCCGCCGGGCAGGTCCCTGACCTGTCGTGGACGGACGTCGGGCCGGCCGCTGCGCAGGCCTCCTGGGACGGGTACCGCCATGACAGCGCGTTCTCCTGCACGTGGTCGATGACCCAGGCCCCGCGCGGCAACGTCCAGTCCGGTGTCCTGGCCAGGCTGCTGGCCCCGCACCGTGACATCGACCGCAAGCGGGTCACGCTGGTGTACCGGCCGATCGACTCCGCGCGTGCTGCGGCGATCGTGGAGGCGGACCTGCGAGCAGCGGAGTTCCGGATGACCTCGACGAGCAAGCCCGCCGCGCGTGACAGCCTGGCGGTGCGCGCGGCGGCCGCGACGGCCAGTGAGGAGGCCTCCGGGGCTGGGCTGACCCAGTTCGGCATGCTGGTCACCGCCACGGTCACCGACCTGGACAGGCAGGCCGACGCACGGGCGGCGATCGACAACCTGTCTGCCACAGTGCGCCTGCGGCTGCGCCCGGTGTACGGGTCGCAGGACTCCGCGTTCGCCGCCGCCCTGCCCCTGGGACTGGTGCTTCCCAAGCACGTGCGGGTCCCCGCCGAGCTGAGGAACAACCTGTGAGCAGGCGACCCCCGCGCGGTCAGCGCCGCAGGCAGGAGCGGGAGCAGGCGGACCAGCAGCGCCAGGTGCGCCCGCAGCGCCCGCCCATGCGCGGGTGGCCGGGACGTGGGAGGGGACCCTCGACCTATGTGCAGGCAGCTGACGAGTGGCGCGGCACCACCGTGCAGGTGTGCGGTCTGTGGCCCTTCGCAATAGGCACCGGTACCCCGATGGTCGGCGTCCCCCTGGGTCGCCACGTCCACACCGGTGCCACGCTGTGCTGCGACCCTGTCTCGTGGTTCCAGCGCGCCAAGCTCATCTCCAACCCCAGCTGCTTCGTGCTGGGAAAGCCGGGCCTGGGCAAGTCCACGATCATCCGCCGCATGGCCACCGGCCTGGCCGGCTACGGCGTCATGCCCCTCGTGCTGGGTGACCTCAAGCCGGACTACGTCGACCTCATCGAGGCGCTCGGTGGCCAGGTCATCACCCTGGGCCGGGGCCGGGGCTACCTCAACATCCTGGACCCGGGCGAGGCCGGTGAGGCCGCAGCCCGGCTGCGCCAGGCAGGTCACACGCGTGAGGCCGCGCAGGTGCTCGCCGACGCCCACGGCCGCCGCCACACGATGGTCTCAGCGCTGCTGACGATCCTGCGGTCGAGCCCACCAAGTGACCGCGAGGAGACGATCATCGACCGGGCGCTGAAGTACCTTGACGTCCACCACGAGGGGGTGCCCGTCCTGGGCGACCTGCTACACGTCATCCAGGACGGCCCGCCAGAGGTGCGCGCCGTCGCCCTGGACCGCGGTGACGACGCCCGCTACAAGGAGATCACGGAGGACCTGGAGGCCTCCCTCATCGGCCTGACCAGCGGCGGCCGTCTCGGAGAGACCTTCGCCCACCCAACCACCAACCCGATGCGCAGGGACGCCGCGGTGGTCTACGACGTCAGCGCTATCGACGACTCCGAGATGGACCTCCAGGCAGCCACGCTGCTGGCCTGCTGGTCGGCCGGCTTCGGAGCCGTCAACGTCGCCAACGCCCTGGCGGACGCGGGCCTGGAGCCGCGTCGCCACTACTTCGTCATCCTCGACGAGCTGTGGCGCGCGCTACGGGCT includes the following:
- a CDS encoding GAD-like domain-containing protein, with translation MRMSKEEWHQAWLHASPEWVDARMEEALRLRGWSPMGVGAPATAEHLEYFGGVLPASVLHLWERFGFDGFGQGRWWFTDPFRWAPVVQAWLEGTEVPFPHQRWWCLARSAMGDMELWGEVSGPALNVTPALGVVYPDSGNAGDMADPVMRERMGATTLTLPSEDLDDDTGTPVADWAIEHLGVLSADQVYGLTPAYCLTGRVSLDQVGIEDATAHLTFLAQAQEHVLWEDFSAAAAQAAASIAAGADPSRDGGPGGAGGPGDDSDEGAGGPHGPRTGS
- a CDS encoding polymorphic toxin type 15 domain-containing protein; translated protein: MAGRRRGRPRWLGHGGGGTALVAGDMFTPGRAGGQGVLVWEGAAAAPASPLAWHSAVPVEVFFHTGHHASTRVLAPEFTRQLDRQLSALSLLSAERLLEGIRTYRAQGRQPNPSSTKPARKKFMRKVVRDLTRVHQFSEERALAETARIDRALVVLHEPDQLLAGPGDPAAAGGWPSLGHGAVNSSVGGQNKPMAAVLEQAALAVPADQRPHVRLLVRAVLTDSPTLAQDLRHGRTHLEPRTQAQVSATSPRGPPWTPTHLASTIATGHPPWHPPTRAQEPAPSATTRPGAGQPHQPGQPTTSQPSPGPPRPGPTRTSATTPRPPQADRPGQPGHNITREEVLADIASHVVQAARQGNQPRTAREAPTGTDPAHTVSLREASFPHPPTAAVRVPPAQAQPQAGPTTGEPPRTDRPPHRTTAHRHDPGLHR
- a CDS encoding MinD/ParA family ATP-binding protein is translated as MPTTPTGPWPRVEATLNPDGTSQVVIGGTSHTLSAPSIADARNQVISLVAHHAAQLGRPLYALTRDPTGTWPIIISPNGDVAPDPERRPSAETSAGDSSAHEAGRSSPEGPGPVGGLSPEAPAPADRDARTAPDETAWTDQPVSQDPGPADMPAEARAWQAADEDTPAPLPNHGETRERRSFLKATEIEQPATQGWRGRASRLGVRMSPSPAERSERSDVHAVSQHWPGPRTIAVVNGKGGAGKTPATVLLSAVFARHGGAGVVAWDANQTRGTLGWRTDQGPHEATVLDLLPQAERLLGTGAQSADLAHYVHHQTGDRYDVLRSQPLQLAADQRVTPRDVDLIWSVVGKYYRLVVIDTGNDESDPVWLQVMEHADQIVVPTTTRADHAEAGALLLDALRGRDDRSRRLAENAVAVVTQADPRASRSDINAVINGYSDLARKVVTIPHDPAIVDGVLRWDSLRPTTQRAWLHAAAAVAGGL
- a CDS encoding lytic transglycosylase domain-containing protein; translation: MSSSNRIAVLVLVAPLLILSLLFSVVLLGDVAPTGGGTAGAAGQAVAISGVPSEWAADVVQAGNRCPQDGITAQVIAAQLDQESSWDPSATSGAGAQGLSQFMPDTWETYGVDGDGDGTADPFNGHDAIASQANYMCTLAASMREALTNGVDGDLVDLALAAYNAGPGAVLNHHGVPPYSETQHYVTTIKEAMPTYTVTHASASASDAQQSADDLVDTSPVDAGAFAPEMMSQPDPTPGAHGTARVTPRMGALINDVMTNYSQIVNDALYCWDAHTYNPTSDHPKGRACDIPFYGCSANPDRSADPLTGLAAGNAAANWMVANASTYGVHYVIWDGRIWYASTGKWEPYDGAGGLYNPSDCTGGHYDHIHVSVF
- a CDS encoding helix-turn-helix domain-containing protein produces the protein MSPTIHDGLDRLFADLPPVLSVPEVATTLGMTKAGVYRWLADGTIPGYRIAKSWFIVRDELKQTLRDGANPWPAHKEGRTADEM
- a CDS encoding DUF6668 family protein, with translation MPTATTATNPWLAAEDTTPEEAAPEPTPQAAPALTGPAAPQAGVPAPAEDQRLPVVTVRDEASLWVVGAHGGSAESTIAALSESWRATSHRWPVPAAEAPVRAVLTARLSVSGIQAAQGALTQWACGLVPGVKLLGLVLVADAPGRVPRPVRDLAQVVGGGAPRTWQVPWIRTWRLGEPPDLGGSPRAARTLVKDLVALCDKEITNREDRA